The genomic segment GCACAGCCCTCCCACTCAATTGATAAATCTCTATGGCCTGTTCAGTTTCCCGTTATGATGATGAGATCGGTTAAGGTTTTGCTCATACAAACATTGAAATTATACACGCCGGCTGATAAAATTGCAAGGCGAAGTCAGTCAAGCTTTCGAACCTGTTCAAAATCCAGTTCAACCGGTGTTTCACGGCCGAACATGTTCACATGCACTTTCAGTTTGTTCTTCTCCGGGTCAATACTTTCTACGTTGCCGACGAAATCAGCAAACGGACCTTCCTTGACCTTAACCTGTTCATTAATTTCAAAATGAACATCCACAGTTTTCTCTTTCAGGCCCATTTGCTTTAGAATGCCATCTACTTCTTCCGGGAGCAGCGGAATCGGTTTTGAACCCGCTCCCGTTGAGCCGACGAAGCCTGTAACACCGGGTGTGTTGCGCACAACGTACCATGAATCGTCTGTCATAATCATTTCAGTCAGGACATATCCGGGGAACACCTTCCGCATAGCTGTCTTTTTCTGGCCGTTTTTAATTTCTGTCTCCTCTTCCATCGGAACGAGAATCCGGAATATTTTATCAGCCATACCCATGGATTCCACTCTTTTTTCGAGGTTGGTCTTGACCTTGTTTTCATAACCCGAGTATGTGTGAATAACATACCAGTTCTTTTCCATAACTTTCTTCCTCCAATGATTATCCTTCAGGCCATTATCAGTCTGTGATCACACGCATAAGTTCCGTAATGCCCAAGTCAACCAGTACAAAGAATACAGCCAGAAATACAACAGTCACAATCACTGTAACCGTATATTTGAACAGTTCTCTGCGCGTTGGCCAGGTGACTTTCCTGGTTTCCGTAATGATGCTCCGGAAAAATTTCCCGGTCCCCTTTACAATACCTGCCATGCTTGTTATACCTCCGATTCCTCGTTCTTCATTCCCCTGTGCGCGGTGTGCGTGTATTACAGTGCTGCAGAACTTATTGATTTCGGGCCGTACTATCTTCTCTCTGTCAGTTCCTGTCCTTTGCTGCCGATGCTGCCGACGTACAGCAGGAAAAATCTTTTTCCTGGCGCTGTTAAACTTATCTTCATTTCGCTTCAGGCGCCCGCGGACAGCGGGCGATCCGTGAGCCGCCTCGTCCGGATACCCGCGCTGCGTGGGCTTACCCGAACGGCGGGCTCAGACAGGAATAATTTCATACACTAAAAGAAAGGCGTCATGACGCCTTTCCTGTCGCAATTCTACTCTTTTTTCAATTTATCACATCACTGCAGGCCTGTCAATAAACACAGGGGCAGATCAGATACTCAGCTTTTTCATCTGCAGGCAATGTTCAAGTTTTCTTTTCACGCGCTGCAGCGCATTATCAACAGACTTGATATGTCTTTTCAGGTTCACAGATATTTCCTGGTAGGTCCGTCCGTCGAGATACTGGCGAAGCACTTTTCGTTCCAGCTCACTCAGCATATGCGATAGTTTTTCCTCGATATCGTCACATTCTTCCCGGTTAATAAACAGCATCTCCGGATCGGAAGAATCATCTTCACCGACAACATCCATCAAAGTCCTTTCAGATTCTTCATCATAAATCGGTTTGTCAAGAGAAATATAAGAATTCAGCGGGATATGCTTCATTCTGGTCGCCGTTTTTACAGCCGTAATCATTTGCCTTGTAATGCAAAGTTCTGCAAACGCTTTAAAAGAAGCGGGCTTGTCTCCCCTGTAATCACGGATAGCCTTATACAGGCCGATCATGCCCTCCTGAATAATATCTTCGTGTTCACCCCCGACCAGAAAATAGGCTTTCGCTTTGGCACGGACAAAATTCTTATATTTAAAAATGAGGTACTCCAGAGCCTCTTTGTTTCCATCCTGGACAATTCTTAGCAAATGTTCATCATCAAGTAACCGAAACGTTGCTGTGTCAGACTGAACTGGATTGTAACTCATTTTCATCCCCCGGAAACGTTGATGCCTTTGTTTGCGATTATACAGTAAAGAAATTAGAATCGTCAAGAAAATTCAAAAACCTCTGCGCATTTTCTCCAGCTTTTCCCTTATGGTCCGGTCAAGGGGAATCTTTGACCCTTTAGTCTGTGGTCTGGTATCGATGATGGCTTGTTTAATCTGACTGTCAATGGTCCTGATTTCTTCAACCAGTTCCCGTGACGGCATGCGCAGTGCACCCTGCGAGAAAACGGCCCATTGTTCCGCCATGTCAGATGTTGCGACATGGATCCGCGTTTTAACGTTTTTCATTTTTTTAATCAGGCCTTCAATCTTCTGATCTGCCTTTTCACTTTTTTTGGTGTAAATCACTTCTACTCTGGATTTATGCGTCCGGATCTCTTTTCCAGGGATCAGATAAGCGTCAAAGATAATGATGACCCGCCAGCCCGTAACTGCCTGATATTCAGCCATCTTATCAATCAGCATATCTCTGGCATTTTCGAGCTCTTTCTTTTTTAGCGCCTTCAGTTCCCTCCATGCTCCGATCACATTATATCCGTCAACGATCAGAATGTCTTTCAAAATACTCACCCTTGCTTCCGCTGTCTGCGCTGCCTGAATACTTCATACATCATCAGTCCGGCAGCAACTGAAGCATTCAGTGAGGTGACCTTTCCGTTCATCGGAATGTGTATGAAAAAGTCACATTTTTTTCTGACTAACTGCGAAATGCCTGTACCTTCATTACCGATGATGAGGCACACAGGCATCGTATAATCGGTTTCATCATATGATGAATCGGCATCCGCCGCCGTGCCGGCAAACCAGATACCCTTTTTCTTCAACTCATCAATGGTCTGAGCTAGATTGGAAACGCGGGCGACAGGTACGTATTCGATCGCACCTGTTGACGCTTTGGCCACAACAGAGGTCAGACCCACTGATCGCCGTTTCGGGATAATGATGCCCTGACAGCCCGAGGCATCAGCTGTACGCAGAATTGAACCCAGGTTATGCGGATCTTCGATATTATCCAGCATCATAAAGAAAGGCGGTTCATCGCGCTTTTCTGCAAGAGCAAATAAATCGCTGATTGTCGCATACCGGTAGGCGGCAATCGATGCCACAACGCCCTGATGCTGTGAAGAGCGGGAAAGCTGATCCAGCTTTTTTCTGGGAACAAACTGCACGGCAATCTGGTGACTTTTTATCAAGTCAAGCAGCTCGCCTAACCCGCGTCCTTCTTTGTTCATCCAGACTTTGTTTATTTCTCTGCCGGATCGGATCGCTTCCGCAACCGGATGACGCCCGATAATCCATTCATCGCTCATCGCTTGCGCCCCCTTCTGTCGGATGATCTGTAAATATTTTCGCCATTATCTCCTGAATGCGATTGCCTTTTCCTGAAAAATACAGATAACCGATCAGAGCTTCAAAACCGGTACTGAAATTATAGGTCTGCACGTCGGTGTTTCTGGGCACGGAATGAGACCTGGTATTACGCCCGCGGCGAACAACGTCCATCTCTTCATCGGTCAGGAAATGCTGTTCCTGCAATTCATGAAGAAAAGTGCATTGTGCCCTGGCTGATACATAATTGACCGTCTGCTTATGCAACTGATGGATCTTTGTTTTTCCGGCACAAATGACATGTTCACGGACATAGACTTCCATAATCGCATCGCCCATGAACGCCAGGACCAGACTGTTGACTGTTGCCGGATCCACCGTTTTTCCTTTAATGGTCATTCTCCGTCCCTCTTCCAGCGAACGCCCTGCGGTGTGTCTTCCAGTATGATGTCCGCTTCTTTCAGCTGCTCTCTGATGCGGTCTGCTACATCAAACTTTTTGGCCTGCCGCGCCTCTTCCCGCTGCCTGATCAGTTTTTCAACATCACTGTCTAATATACTGTCTGATGGTTCGCTTAGTTTCAGTCCAAGCACACCCGAGAGTTCATCGAGCATATTCAGATAAGCAGCGATAAGCGTCAGATCCACGTCCTGCTTCTGCAGGGCAATATTGCTGTCCCGTACGATATCGAACAGGACAGCAATCGCATTGGCCGTATTAAAGTCATCATCCATAGCTTCATGAAACCGATGGCGATAGGCTGCCTCTGTCTCCTTGTCCCCGCTGAGGGTCACGTGCTCCTGCCTGAGCAGATGTTCGAGATTATACCTGGCCGTTTTCATACGGGAGAAGGCCTGCGACGCATCACGAAGCAAAGCATCACTGAAATTAATGGGATGGCGATACTGAACACCTAAAATAAAAAAGCGAATTACCTGCGGGTCAAATTTTTTGATCAGATCATGCACAAGGATTACATTCCCGATTGATTTCGACATTTTCTCGTGATTGATCTGAATATGACCGTTGTGAAGCCAGTACCGCGCCATTGTTTTGTGATGGAGCGCTTCGGACTGAGCAATTTCATTTTCATGATGAGGAAAAACAAGATCCGCACCGCCGGCATGAATGTCGATGGTGTCGCCAAGATATTTTTCTACCATAGCCGAGCATTCAATGTGCCAGCCGGGCCGGCCTTCTCCCCATGGGCTGCTCCATTTGATTTCTCCGGGTTTGGCTGCTTTCCACAGAGCAAAATCAAGTGGATCGTCCTTGTTTTCGCCAATCTGGATACGGGCACCTGATTTCAAGTCATCTATGGACTGGTGAGAGAGTTTTCCATAATCCTTAAATTTCCTCGTCCGGAAATAAACATCGCCGTTAACAACGTAGGCATAACCCTCATCAACCAGTTTTTTTATAAAAGTGATGATTTCATCCATGGTCTCTGTTGCCCTGGGATTGACGGTTGCCCGCTTGACATTCAGGGCATCCACATCACTCAGATATGCTTTAATGAATTGATCAGCAATTTCAGGAACCGGGATGCGACGCTCTTTAGAGGCGTTGATCAGCCGGTCATCGACATCAGTAAAATTAGAAACGTAGTCTACAGAATACCCGAGATACTCAAAGTACCGTCTAACCGTATCGAATACAACCGCGGGACGGGCGTTTCCGATGTGAATGTAGTTGTAGACGGTGGGCCCGCAGACATACATGCGTACTTTTCCTTTCTCCAGCGGAATGAATTTTTCCTTTTTTCTGGTCAGTGTATTAAACACGCTCAGTACCATTATGATCTACTCCTTTTCATGGTTTCCAGTTCTTCTTTCAGTTGTTTGATTTCTGCTTCCAGGCGTGTCATTCTGTCCGCCACGGGATCGGGCAGATCGGCGTGATCCAGATCATGATGATGGATCTTTCGTCCGTTTTGTCTGACGACGCGCCCGGGGATACCTACTACTGTGGAGTCTGGAGGAACATCGTGAAGCACAACCGACCCGGCCCCGACTTTGGAGTGATCGCCCACCCTGATAGAGCCCAGGATGCGGGCTCCCGTTGATATCAGTACGTCATTTCCTATCGTCGGGTGTCGTTTTCCCTTTTCTTTACCTGTACCACCCAGCGTGACTCCCTGAAAAATTGTTACATCATCACCTATTTCGCATGTCTCACCTATAACAATACCCATCCCGTGATCCATAAAAAAGCGGCGGCCGATTTGAGCACCGGGATGAATTTCAATTCCAGTCAGAAAACGGGTGAACTGTGAGAGGGCACGGGCAATGAAAAAAAACTTTTTTTTCCATAACCAGTGAGCCACCCGATGCGCCCAGATCGCATGCAGACCGGAATAAGTCAGGATGACTTCCAGTTTGCTGCGTGCGGCCGGATCCTGATCGAATACATTCCGCAGATCCTCAGCTATAATATTGCGCACCTTCAGATAACACCTCCGTTAATCAATCGAGATAATGAGAAAAACTTGCCGGCTGCCTGTCTTGGGCGTTGCCGGAGCTCTCGTTTTTCTTAACCTTTTTTCAAAAAGGTTTCAGACTTTTTTATCATGTGAATAAAAAGGCGCCTTTGTGCCGGCTGACACAAAGACGCCTTAAACGCGGTTCCACTTTGCTTGAGAATCATTCTCCACTCATCGGCCCGTAACGGGGGTACCGTTTTCGTCTACTCCGGTTTCAACGAAAAAACTCAGAGGTGCATTCAGTATCAGTCTGCCTGAGCGGCTCTCACCCGCGGCTGCTCTCTCTGTACCGGCAGACTTGATTCCTACTATTCCTCTTCATCGTTTTTTATGCTATTTTATGCAACAGCCCGAACCCGGGTGATCCAGAATCACCCGACGTGCTGCGTTTCGAGATAATGATCCATACGTTTAATGACCAGATCCCGCCCGAGCAGTTCCAGGGCTTCCGGAAGTTCCGGACCATGCTGGGATCCAGTTGCAACGACGCGGATGGGCATGTACAATTTCCATCCACGCTGTTTCGTCTCCTTCTGAACGACTTTGATCTTCGGTGCGATCTTTTCAGCCGTCCACTCCGTCAGAGTTTTCAGTTCGCGGTTAAATGCAGAAAGAACGTCATGGACCTGATCCCCGCAAGAATCTTCTTCTCATCTTTTGTCGGCTCTTCAATAGTAATCCGCTTGTTAAAAAACATATCGCTGACTTGAACAATTTCTTCACCATAGTGCAACTGTTCCTGATAAAGCAGGACAACCTTCTCCGCCCATGCTTTCTGTTCCGGAGTCATCTCCCGCGGAAGCAGCCCTTTCTGGATCAGATAGGGTACAGTAAAAGCAATATACTCTTCTTTTGAAAGCTCGTTGATATACTGCCCGTTCATCCATTCCAGTTTAGACTTGTCAAACATCGCCGGTGATTTACTGAGCCGGCCGGCATCAAACATCTTAATAAACTCGTCCCGCGTGAATATTTCGTCTTCACCTTTTGGCGACCAGCCGAGCAGTGTAATAAAATTGAACAGCGCATCCGGCAGGAAACCCATGTTTTTATATTGTTCAATAAACTGAACAATACTGTGATCACGCTTGCTCAGTTTCTTATGATGTTCGTTAACGATCAGGGTCATATGGCCATAAACGGGCGCCTGCCAGCCAAAGGCACGGAAAATAAGAATCTGTTTCGGTGTATTTGAGATGTGTTCCTCACCGCGGAGAACATGAGTCATTTTCATCAGATGGTCGTCGACAACAACAGCAAAGTTGTATGTTGGCACGCCATTCTGTTTCACGATAACAAAGTCACTGACATCGTTGGAATCGAATGAGACATGGCCCTTGACCATGTCGTCAAATTCAATTTTCTGATTCTCAGGAACTCTGAATCTGATCGTCGGTTTGCGCCCTTCGGCAACATATCTGGCAATCTGATCCGCAGTCAGATTGCGGCATTTGCCTGAATAGTGCGGTGCCTGCTTATGGGCCATCTGATATTCACGTTCTGCTTTCAGTTCTTCCTCCGTACAGTAACATTTATAAGCAAGCCCTTTGTCGAGCAGTTCCTGTGCGTATTTTTTATAAATATCGAGTCGTTCCATCTGCCTGTAAGGGCCATAGGGTCCTCCGACATCGACACTTTCATCCCAGTCAAGACCAAGCCACTTCAGAAACTTCAGCTGGCTTTCCACGCCGCCTTCCACATTCCGCTTCTGGTCGGTATCCTCGATACGGATGATAAATTTTCCACCTGCATGGCGGGCAAAAAGATAGTTAAATATCGCGGTACGCGCATTACCTATGTGCAGGAATCCGGTCGGACTCGGTGCATAGCGCACCCTTACTTCTTCAGTCAATGCATTCACCACTTTCTGTTATTCCTATTCATTTTAGCACGTATCACTGAAGGTAAAACAGTTTTTTGCAATTTTTTACATGCATGCACGGCTCAGGACATGTGCTGCCTCCGGATGGGTCAGTCCTGCTGCAACTTCTCGATGAGGCAGATCGCTTCCGCAGCGATTCCTTCCCCTCTTCCGGTAAATCCGAGCTTTTCGGTCGTTGTCGCCTTGACGTTAATTTGGTCCATATCGATGTTCACGACGGATGCGATTGTGGTTCTCATTTCTGCGATGAAGGGCGCTATTTTCGGGCGCTGGGCAATGACGACGCTGTCAATATTACTGATTGTATAATCTTTTTCCCGGACTAAAGACGCAACATCCGCAAGCAGAATCTTTGAATCTGCATCTTTATAAGCCTCATCGGTATCGGGAAAATGACGACCGATATCCCCCTCGCCCATAGCACCAAGCAGTGCATCACTGATCGCATGCAGCAGGACATCAGCGTCTGAATGCCCGGCAAGCCCTTTTTCATCAGGAATGTGAACACCGCCAATGATCAGTTTACGTCCGTCAGCGAACTGATGGACATCAAATCCGTGGCCAACCCGCATGGTTATTCTCCTCTTCTTCAAAAAACTTTTCTGCTACAACCATGTCCTCCGGAGTTGTCAGCTTAATGTTCCGATAACTCCCCATGACAACCCTCACCGGAAGATCAAGATGTTCAACAAGCGAGGCATCATCAGTTGCCCCGAATGGATGATTGGTCTCCGCCCGATGTGCGCGAAGAATCAGAGACAGGCGAAAAGCCTGAGGCGTTTGTGCCGCCCACAGGCTTTTTCGATCCGGCGTATCGGCAACCTGGCCCCGGCCATCCACCTGCTTAATGGTGTCTTTTACCGGAACAGCAAGAAGTGCTGCGCCATATTCATACGCCTGCTTTGCCGTTTCGGCTATCCCGCGTCGGGTGACGAATGGGCGGGCGCCGTCATGAATAAGAACAATACTGTCCGGATCAGAATCTTCGAGAGCCAGAAGTCCGTGATAGACACTTTCCTGCCGCTCAGCTCCACCCGGCGCAAAATCAATCTTTTTCGTGATCCCGTACGTTTCGATTAATGACCGGAAGGTGTGATATTCAGCATTTTGCACGACTAGAACGATCTTTCTGCAGGATGGATCCTGATCAAAGACACGGAGCGTATGGATGATTACCGGTTCACTGTGCAGGGGGAGAAGGACTTTATTTTGATTCGATCCCATACGCGAACCCTGCCCTGCAGCGACGATCACCGCTTGATAATTCATTATTTTTAAAACCTCCGCAACTGCATCTGTCTTACAGTGCTTTTTCCAGCAATTTCGGTTTGGCAAAAATCATTCGACCCGCAGACGTCTGCAGAACACTGGTAATAATCACATCGATGGTTTTTCCAATATACCTATGTCCTTCTTCTACCACAATCATGGTTCCGTCGTCAAGATACCCGACACCCTGATTCTGCTCTTTCCCGTCTTTTATAACCTGAACCTGAAGCTCTTCTCCCGGTAAAACAACCGGTTTGACGGCATTAGCCAGGTCATTAATATTTAAAACACGTACACCTTGGAATTCACAGACTTTATTCAGGTTGAAATCATTTGTTACAACAATGCCACCTGACTCTTTTGCGAGACGAACCAGTTTGCTGTCCACTTCCGTTATATCATCATAGTCTCCTTCATAAAGATTGACATGGATCGAGTGGTCCTTCTGAATCCGGTTCAGAATATCCAGTCCGCGCCTGCCGCGGTTTCGTTTCAGCACATCGGATGAGTCCGCTATATGCTGCAGTTCTTCAAGGACAAAATGTGGTATAACCATGGTGCCCTCCAGAAAACCCGTCTGACAAATATCAGCTATCCGGCCGTCAATGATCACGCTTGTATCAAAAATTTTATAAGGCGAACCTGTTTCGGACAAACTTAGCTCAGATCTTGCTTCCTTTTTTTTCTCCTTCGAACGGGCAGGCAGATGAAACAGACCAATCAGCTCATCTCGCTTTCTGGATCCGATCTGATAAAAAAGGTATCCGAGAAAAAAATAAATAAAAATGGGAAGGACGTTGCTGATTCCGGGAATATTCAGTGCAGCAAGGGGCAACTGGATCAGGTAGGATATTACCAGCCCGAAAATCAGGCCAAGTGTCCCGAATAAAACATCGGTAATTGGCGCTTTCATAATTCTGTCCTCAAACGTTTTCATTAAATGCACTAATGAGTCCACAAACCAGAATGTCAACAATGTCATGATAACCGCGCCGACTGCCATGCCAATAAACGGGGATGCCAGCCATTCCGGCATTCCTTCACCAAAATTAAGCAGTACGATGATTTTGGGTATATAAACAAAGCCGAGTGTCCCGCCCAGCAGGATGAAAAATAATTGTATTACTCGTTTTAACATATGTGGTCACCTCCTCCACTCAGTATGGACAAAATAAAAAAATAAAAACGGATTTTCGGGATTAACAGATAAAAATCTTTAAAATTACCTGCAAAACAATTGCTGGTTTGTCATTCTGCTAGACTTTCGGTGGGAAAAAGGGCGAATCTGACAGCGGTACTTCAGTTTTCCCCAGCGCCAGTTGCATAACTTGAACAAGTGAGTCTGCTCCAATGATCTGAATCCCCTCAGGTTTCCGCCACCCGCCCATATTTTTTGCAGGAATATACGCTTTGGTAAACCCGAGTTTACTGGCCTCGTTCACTCTCTGTTCGATCCGGGACACCCGCCTGACTTCACCGGTCAGTCCGACTTCCCCAATGAAGATGTCGGTCACACCGGTCGGACGGTTACTGAAACTGGATGCAATGCTGATGGCAGTTGCCAGGTCTGTTGCCGGTTCATCCAGTTTTATCCCGCCGGCAACGTTCACGTAGGCATCCTGGTTCTGAAGCAGGAGCCCGGCTCTTTTCTCGAGCACAGCCATAATCAGTGACATCCGATTATTATCAAGTCCTGCTGCCATCCTGCGCGGGTTCCCGAAATTAGTGGGTGTAACCAGTGCCTGGATCTCAACAAGAATCGGCCGGGTTCCTTCCATGGCGGCGACAACGGCCGATCCTGATGCGCCACTTGTCCGTTCCTGAAGAAATATTTCCGATGGATTTAAGACCTCTGTCAATCCTTCCTCTTTCATTTCAAACACACCCATTTCATTCGTAGAACCGAAGCGGTTTTTTACCGCCCGAAGGATACGAAATGTGTGATGGCGCTCCCCTTCAAAATATAAAACGGTGTCGACCATATGTTCAAGAGTCCTTGGACCTGCAAGCGCCCCGTTTTTTGTGACATGACCGACAATAAATATGGCGGTTCCGCTGGTCTTGGCGATCCGCAGCAATTGACCTGTGCATTCTCTGATTTGTGAAATACTGCCCGGTGCTGAAGTAACATCAGGATGATAGATCGTCTGAATGGAATCAATAATCATCACTTCCGGATGAACCTCTTTCATATGCATCTCAATCTGACTGATGTCCGTTTCTGACAGAACATAAAGCCCATCCGAACTGACATTCAGCCGTCCGGCGCGCATTCTGGTCTGCCGAATCGATTCTTCTCCCGATATATACAACACCGTATGGCCATGTGAAGCCAGATGATCGGAAACCTGAAGGAGAAGTGTCGACTTGCCTATGCCCGGGTCACCTCCTACAAGGGTCAGTGATGCAGGGACAATGCCTCCGCCCATCACACGGTTAAACTCCTTCATTCCGGTAATAATCCTTGGTTCCTCATCCAGGGTCACATCAGACAGGAGAGCGGGACGATTATTTTTTTTAACCGGGCCATGAGCGGCGTTTGCCGGCTGTATCAATTCTTCAACCATGGTATTCCAGTTCCGGCACTCCGGACAGCGTCCCATCCATTTGGGGCTTTTATAGCCACATTCCTGGCATATAAATACTGATTTTGCCTTTGCCATTTAATCACCTTGCCTGATTCAATTAAAAATTCGGGATCTATTAAGAAAACCTGACGACTGACAAGTCGCAGACACCGCCAGAAACCTGGTCTTTCCGAACATTTTTTACTTTCTTAAAGTGCAAAAGAGCCAAGGCTTTTTTCAGGCTTTGGCTCTTTTAGCCGCAAAAACGGTCCGGCCTGCCGGACATCAGGATTTCGCGACTGCTGCTTCTTTTTTGTTAACTGTATAATCACCGTCTTGATAATCAATAACAACATGGGTTCCCTTAGTAATATGCCCCATAAGCAGCTCTTCGGACAATTTATCTTCAACGCGTTTTTGCAGCGCACGACGCAGTGGACGGGCACCGTATTCGGGATCATAACCTTCCTCAACGATCCGGCTCTTAGCCGCATCGGTCAAATCGATGACAATACCCTGGCTGGACAGACGATGTTTCAGACGTTCAGCCAGAAGCGAAACAATCTCCATCAGCTGAGGCTTGGTCAAATGGTGGAACACAATAATCTCATCAATCCGGTTCAGAAATTCAGGTCGGAATGCCCGTTTCAGTTCGGTCATCACCTTCCCCTTCATTTCTTTATATTCCTCTCCCTTGTCTCCGACGGTAAAGCCAACATATTTGTTCCGTTTGAGTTCGGTAGCGCCGACATTTGATGTCATGATGATCGCTGTGTTCCGAAAATCAACGGTCCGTCCCTTCGAATCCGTCAGTCTGCCATCATCCAGTACCTGAAGGAGAATATTGAAAACATCGGGATGTGCTTTTTCAATTTCATCAAAAAGAATCACTGAATAAGGCTTCCGTCGTACTTTTTCCGTCAGCTGTCCGCCCTCATCATGGCCGACGTAACCCGGAGGAGAGCCGACAAGCCGGGAAGTTGTGTGCTTCTCCATATATTCGGACATATCAATACGGATAATCGCTTCTTCATCACCAAAGAGCGTTTCCGCAACCGCCCGGGCCAGCTCCGTTTTCCCCACACCGGTAGGGCCAAGAAAGATAAATGAACCAATCGGACGTTTGGGATCTTTAAGACCTGCCCGTGCTCTCCGGACAGCGTGTGAAATTGCTGTGATCGCTTCATCCTGACCGATAACACGTTTGTGCAGAATTTCTTCCATATGCAGCAAACGCTCGCTCTCCTTCTGTTCCATACGGACGACAGGAATTCCTGTCCAGTTGGCAACAACCAGCGCAATGTCATTTGGAAGCACCTGGGTGTTTTCTTGCCCCTGTTTTTCTTTCCACTCTTTTTCGCAGAGATCTACCTGTTCTTTCAGCTTCTGCTCATGATCACGGAGTGAGGCGGCCTTCTCAAATTCCTGACTTTGAACTGCTGCATCCTTTTCTTTTTTCACCGTCTCAAGCTTCTGCTCCAGTTCTTTAAGGTTCGGCGGAGCCGTATAAGAACGCAGACGTACTTTAGATGAGGCCTCATCCATTAAATCAATCGCCTTATCGGGAAGGAAGCGGTCGGAAATATAGCGGTCTGAGAGGCGTACAGCGGCCTCTATCGCCTCATCCGTAATCTTAACCCGATGATGCGCTTCATAACGGTCGCGAAGTCCCTTTAATATCAGGACTGACTGTTCCTTTGTCGGCTCTTTAACTGTAATCGGCTGGAATCGGCGTTCAAGAGCCGCATCTTTCTCAATATACTTTCTATACTCATCAATAGTTGTGGCTCCGATACACTGCAATTCTCCGCGGGACAGAGAGGGTTTAAGAATGTT from the Sporolactobacillus sp. Y61 genome contains:
- the ispD gene encoding 2-C-methyl-D-erythritol 4-phosphate cytidylyltransferase, with the translated sequence MNYQAVIVAAGQGSRMGSNQNKVLLPLHSEPVIIHTLRVFDQDPSCRKIVLVVQNAEYHTFRSLIETYGITKKIDFAPGGAERQESVYHGLLALEDSDPDSIVLIHDGARPFVTRRGIAETAKQAYEYGAALLAVPVKDTIKQVDGRGQVADTPDRKSLWAAQTPQAFRLSLILRAHRAETNHPFGATDDASLVEHLDLPVRVVMGSYRNIKLTTPEDMVVAEKFFEEEENNHAGWPRI
- a CDS encoding PIN/TRAM domain-containing protein; this encodes MLKRVIQLFFILLGGTLGFVYIPKIIVLLNFGEGMPEWLASPFIGMAVGAVIMTLLTFWFVDSLVHLMKTFEDRIMKAPITDVLFGTLGLIFGLVISYLIQLPLAALNIPGISNVLPIFIYFFLGYLFYQIGSRKRDELIGLFHLPARSKEKKKEARSELSLSETGSPYKIFDTSVIIDGRIADICQTGFLEGTMVIPHFVLEELQHIADSSDVLKRNRGRRGLDILNRIQKDHSIHVNLYEGDYDDITEVDSKLVRLAKESGGIVVTNDFNLNKVCEFQGVRVLNINDLANAVKPVVLPGEELQVQVIKDGKEQNQGVGYLDDGTMIVVEEGHRYIGKTIDVIITSVLQTSAGRMIFAKPKLLEKAL
- the radA gene encoding DNA repair protein RadA, which gives rise to MAKAKSVFICQECGYKSPKWMGRCPECRNWNTMVEELIQPANAAHGPVKKNNRPALLSDVTLDEEPRIITGMKEFNRVMGGGIVPASLTLVGGDPGIGKSTLLLQVSDHLASHGHTVLYISGEESIRQTRMRAGRLNVSSDGLYVLSETDISQIEMHMKEVHPEVMIIDSIQTIYHPDVTSAPGSISQIRECTGQLLRIAKTSGTAIFIVGHVTKNGALAGPRTLEHMVDTVLYFEGERHHTFRILRAVKNRFGSTNEMGVFEMKEEGLTEVLNPSEIFLQERTSGASGSAVVAAMEGTRPILVEIQALVTPTNFGNPRRMAAGLDNNRMSLIMAVLEKRAGLLLQNQDAYVNVAGGIKLDEPATDLATAISIASSFSNRPTGVTDIFIGEVGLTGEVRRVSRIEQRVNEASKLGFTKAYIPAKNMGGWRKPEGIQIIGADSLVQVMQLALGKTEVPLSDSPFFPPKV
- the clpC gene encoding ATP-dependent protease ATP-binding subunit ClpC, yielding MMFGRFTERAQKVLALSQEEAMRLGHNNIGTEHILLGLVREGDGIAAKALKALNLSPEKIQKEVEALIGRGSETVQTPHYTPRAKRVIELSMDEARKIGHSYVGTEHILLGLIREGEGVAARVLNNLGVSLNKARQQVLQLLGSHEATSGGSQSRNAAHASTPTLDSLARDLTSMASEGNLDPVIGRSKEIERVIEVLSRRTKNNPVLIGEPGVGKTAVAEGLAQEIDNNEVPEILRDKRVMTLDMGTVVAGTKYRGEFEDRLKKVMDEIRQAGNIILFIDELHTLIGAGGAEGAIDASNILKPSLSRGELQCIGATTIDEYRKYIEKDAALERRFQPITVKEPTKEQSVLILKGLRDRYEAHHRVKITDEAIEAAVRLSDRYISDRFLPDKAIDLMDEASSKVRLRSYTAPPNLKELEQKLETVKKEKDAAVQSQEFEKAASLRDHEQKLKEQVDLCEKEWKEKQGQENTQVLPNDIALVVANWTGIPVVRMEQKESERLLHMEEILHKRVIGQDEAITAISHAVRRARAGLKDPKRPIGSFIFLGPTGVGKTELARAVAETLFGDEEAIIRIDMSEYMEKHTTSRLVGSPPGYVGHDEGGQLTEKVRRKPYSVILFDEIEKAHPDVFNILLQVLDDGRLTDSKGRTVDFRNTAIIMTSNVGATELKRNKYVGFTVGDKGEEYKEMKGKVMTELKRAFRPEFLNRIDEIIVFHHLTKPQLMEIVSLLAERLKHRLSSQGIVIDLTDAAKSRIVEEGYDPEYGARPLRRALQKRVEDKLSEELLMGHITKGTHVVIDYQDGDYTVNKKEAAVAKS